The genomic region GTGTTGAAGCCGCCGGGTTCTCTGGTGCCGTCGGGCTCGGTGATGCGGCCGGTGTAGGCGCACTCGATGGTGCCGTCGTCGTAGGGTTCGATATCGTTGAAGAGGTGCGTGCGAGCAGTGGAGTAGTAGAGGGCAATGTGTCCGGAGACCATGTTGAGAAGACCGCGCTGGATCTGGGCGTCGCTCAGTCCGTTGAGGTGGCGGTAGCGGCGATCATTGAGGTCGAGATCGGGGTCGCAGGGCCAGGGTTCGGGCGGAGGGGGAGCGTTGACGTCCTCGGGGTTGGAGGTGTCTTCTGGCTCGGAGGTGTCTTCGGGCTCGGAGGTGTCTTCGGGCTCGGAGGTGTCTTCGGCGGCGTCGGTGAGATCGATGTCGGGAACCTCCGGGGGGAGGGTGCCGGCTTCGGGTTGTGCGCAGGCCACGAAGAGGACCAGGAGAGCGAGAAGGGGGGGGAGGGTGTTGCGCAACATCATCGGGGGCCTCTGGGGCAGTGGAGGGCCGATAAGTGTTAGCATCGCAAAAAACACGAATCAATGAGGAGGTTTATTTGGTGGGGTAATAAGGGGGAGAACAACGGGCGGGCACAAGGCCCGCCCCTACGGGAGGGGGATGGAAATTGTCAGGCACCTGTACGGACGCCTGGCATTGAACAACGGGCGGGCACAAGGCCCGCCCCTACGGGAGGGGGATGGAAATTGTCAGGTGCCCGTGCGTCTGAGATCTGCACGGGTGCCTGGCACCCGTGCGGTTCAGGGGGAGGGGAGTGTGAAGGGGAGGGCGGGGACGCGGGCGTCGCCGTAGAGGTAGCTGTAGATCCAGAAACTCATCAGGACGCGTTTGGTGTAGTCGCGGGTCTGGCCGTAGGGGATGTTTTCGACAAAGAGGTCGAGGTCTTCGTGGCCAAACTCTTTGAGCCAGGAGGAGACGTTGCCAAAGCCTCCGTTGTAGCCGGCGATGATGAGCGCGGGGTGGGAGCCCGTCTGGTCGGCGAGCTCGCGCATGTAGGCCGAGCCCAGGCGGATGTTGAGGGTGGGGTCGAAGAGGAGATCGAAGGAGAAGTCGCCAAGGCCGTCTTTCTGAGCGATGCGGCGGGCGGTGGGCTCAATGAGTTGGAGGAGGCCGCGGGCGTTGGCCCAGCTCTCGATGCGGGGGTTAAAGCCGCTCTCCTCGCGCATGATGGCGTAGATGATGGCCGGGTTGAGGCGGCGCTGCTCGGCGTAGCGGGTGAGGGCGTCTTTGAAGGGGGTGGGGTAGGCGATGGACCAGTGGCGGCGTGTGCTTTGTGTGGGGTAGGCGTCCATCCAGCCGTGGATGTGGCGGCGGGCCAGGTCGTGGGAGATGGGGTAGGCGTGGGCGGCGTCGAGCAGGGAGGCCAGGGCCCAGAGGGTGGAGGTGTTGGAGGCGTGGCGGGTGCGAAGCGCGGTGAGTTCGCGTCGGGCCAGTGAGGTCAGGCCGAGGGTGAGGAGTTGGGAGGCTTTTTGGAAGCCCGGGTCGCGCTGGAGATCTTCGGGAAGTTCGACCGGATCGCTGCTGACGTTGGCCGGGAGGTGATCTTCGCAGGCCGGTCCGACGGTGGCGCAGATGTCCAGGCCGGTGGTGTCGCTCTGGAGGCTGGCGAGTTGGTTGAAGCTCAGGAGGGCGTAGTAGGTCATGGGGTGGTCGTGGGCGACCTTGATAAAGGCCTGGGCGGCCTCGTCGGTGCGGCCGGCTTGCAGCAGGGCGCGGGCGCGGAAGTAGTGGAGGCGGCCTTTTGTGTAGAGGTCGTCTTCGCCGGTTTTATCGAGGTTGTCGACGTGGTCGATGACGGCCTGGAAGTCGTCGCGGTCGAAGTATTCACGCAGAAGAAGCCAGTGGGCGTCTTTGGCCATGTCGCCCTCGGGGTAGCGTGAGAGCTGGGCCTGGAGGCGCTGGCGGGCGTCATCGGGGTGATCTTCGGAGCGCAGGATGCGGGCTGCGAAGTACATGGCGTCGTCGGCGTAGGAGTGGTCGCCGTATTCTTGCCAGATGCGCTCAAAGAGGGCGAGGGCGCCCTGGCGATCGCCGGAGTTCCAGCGGCCGCGGCCGCCCAGGTAGAGGGCGCGAAGTTCCCAGTCGGTGTCGGCGCATTGCTCAAGGATGCGGTCGTAGACGGGGGTGCCGGCGGAGTGCTGGCGAAGTTTGGTGTGGGAGCGGGCGATAAGGTAGAGGGCCTCGCAGCGCTGGGGGGCGTCTTCGGGCCATTGCTCCAGGGCGGCGTTTAAGTCGTTGATGACGCGCTCGCTCTGGTGGAGATCGAAGCGGGCGCGGGCCAGGGTCAGGGCGCGCTCGGGGGTGGTGTCGTCGAGAAGTTGGCGCTGGGCGTCGGAGAGGTGGGCGTCGAGGGCGCGAAGTCGTTGGGTGGCGCGGGCGGCAGCCTCACTCAAAGGACGCTGCTCCCGGATATGACTAAAAAGCTCGGCCGCTCGCCGGGGGTTTTGGGCTTCGAGGAGCGTGGCGAGCTGCTCGCGGGCGGCGGCGGCCCGGGAGTGGCGGGGGTAGGCGTTGAGAAAGAGCTCGAGAACGTCGACGGCGCGTTTTTGATCTTCGGGCTGGCCGGCCTTCTGGAGGGCGTCGGCCAGGAGGGTGAGGGCGTCGGGGTAGAGGAGGCTCTGGTCGTCGACGGAGGCCGCAGCGAGTGTGGCGGTGTGGGCATCATCTGTGGCCAGGG from Lujinxingia vulgaris harbors:
- a CDS encoding endonuclease I family protein codes for the protein MMLRNTLPPLLALLVLFVACAQPEAGTLPPEVPDIDLTDAAEDTSEPEDTSEPEDTSEPEDTSNPEDVNAPPPPEPWPCDPDLDLNDRRYRHLNGLSDAQIQRGLLNMVSGHIALYYSTARTHLFNDIEPYDDGTIECAYTGRITEPDGTREPGGFNTEHSWPQSRGADVEPPKSDIHHLFTVDGGVNSVRSNHPYGNTSCSGSACPWHQNGSQRGPSADGRDTVFEVRPAFRGNVARAMFYFALRYQMPIEAREEAVLRQWHCEDPPDDYELQRNDLIQMIQSNRNPFIDRPDFVDNFDTFDGDY
- a CDS encoding transglycosylase SLT domain-containing protein; the encoded protein is MIRNLSKITLALALSLAIPLPAHAQSRGDAPPTELAQSTPREAGSSARFRVIERFPERDPAPPQIPSIAPTSPFAPIIEDVERNNWASAHRKLQNPELRPLLNDDASLRFLAATVAMEAGHPAQTLAILNALDLEADLPSLADYASLLKARAALATDDAHTATLAAASVDDQSLLYPDALTLLADALQKAGQPEDQKRAVDVLELFLNAYPRHSRAAAAREQLATLLEAQNPRRAAELFSHIREQRPLSEAAARATQRLRALDAHLSDAQRQLLDDTTPERALTLARARFDLHQSERVINDLNAALEQWPEDAPQRCEALYLIARSHTKLRQHSAGTPVYDRILEQCADTDWELRALYLGGRGRWNSGDRQGALALFERIWQEYGDHSYADDAMYFAARILRSEDHPDDARQRLQAQLSRYPEGDMAKDAHWLLLREYFDRDDFQAVIDHVDNLDKTGEDDLYTKGRLHYFRARALLQAGRTDEAAQAFIKVAHDHPMTYYALLSFNQLASLQSDTTGLDICATVGPACEDHLPANVSSDPVELPEDLQRDPGFQKASQLLTLGLTSLARRELTALRTRHASNTSTLWALASLLDAAHAYPISHDLARRHIHGWMDAYPTQSTRRHWSIAYPTPFKDALTRYAEQRRLNPAIIYAIMREESGFNPRIESWANARGLLQLIEPTARRIAQKDGLGDFSFDLLFDPTLNIRLGSAYMRELADQTGSHPALIIAGYNGGFGNVSSWLKEFGHEDLDLFVENIPYGQTRDYTKRVLMSFWIYSYLYGDARVPALPFTLPSP